The genomic stretch GACGATGTGTAGAATATAATCGACCGGCAATCATCAAGGGCAAAACGAAGAAATTACTAGTACTAACAATCACCTCCCACTCCTCGCTAGTTACTGCTACTAGTGTAGTATACTGATCGATGCTTTCTGTCTCGCCGTACTGCGGTTAATGAGTTGCCGCAGCAGCGACTCCATCTCCCCGGCTGCTAGTGCTAGTCGCGATTAATGAAGTCGACGAGCTTGGCCATCTCCGCGAGCGCCTGCGGCGACCCGAGCTTGGTGAGGAAGTAGACGTGGCCCTCGCCGGGGGTCTCGTACAGCTCCGCCTCCCCGGGCCAGCCGCTGCCCCGGAGCGCGGCGTAGTAGGCGCGCTGCCAGGGGTTCAGGCGGTCCCGCTCCGACACGGTCACCAGCACGCGGGAGGCGCCCAGGTGCTGCCACGAcgacgccggcagcaccagcggGTCAGCGTAGGGGTGGTTGATCGGGTACCGCCCCGCGCAGATGAAGCTCCAGGTGCGCGCCGCCGACTGCAGGTACGCCGGGTCCATGGCGTCGGCGCCCACGGGGCTCCGGCCCTGGAAGTAGGGGTCCAGCAGCGCCACGCCCTTGatccgcgcgccgccgtccaggccctcctccccggcgcgCAGTGCCAGGTTGTGCGCGATGTTGCCGCCCGCGCTGTCGCCGGCGAGGAACAGGCGGGACAGGTCGCCGTACTGGGACAGCCACGGGTCCGACCCGGCCGCGCTCGCCAGCACCCACTTGAGCGCCGCCCACGAGTCGTCGTACGCCGCCGGGAGCGGGTTCTCCGGCGCCAGGCGGTAGTTCACGGACACGGCCACCACGCCCGCCCTCGCGGCGAGCGTGTTGAGGTATGCGTGATAGATGGGGGTGAAGGCGGACTCCACCACGAACGCGCCGCCGTGGAAGTAGACGAGCACGGGCACCCTGGCACTGGCGCGGAAGCTCGGGAGGTAGAGCCGCGCCGTGACGCCCGTGGACGGGTCGATGTCGACGTCGCGGGAGGTGACGCCCGTGAGCGCGTCCGAGGACGCCGCCACCACGTCCGTGCCCATCAGCCGCTTCACGCGCCCGCTCTTGTACTCGATGAGGAACGGCGAGAAGTCGAACTTCACCTGCGAGTTGGGGTCCCCGGCGCGCCGCGCCTGCAGCAgctgccgcctcgccgccgcggccgccccggTCCAGCAATGCGAGCcgaggaggaagagcagcagCGGGAGCAAGATACGCGCGGCCATGGCAGCAGAGAGGCACTGAAGCAGAGCAGACTGAGAGTGGCAGAGTGGAGTGTGAAGAGACTGAGCTCTGCTGCCCGTCCGCACCTAGCTGCAGTGCTGCGTCTCGGAGACTGCGGCAGACACGGGGATGGGGTCCGGTTATATGGGCGGAGGCAGCCGACAAGGCTGGGCGCACCGCACCACTTTCGTGGCGCGGATCGGGGTGGTGGGCTTCGGACGACCGCTTTAGAGCCGGCCCGCCTGACCCGGCCTTTAATTTCTCTCGACGGTCGCTGCCGCAGTGCCGCTGGACCGTACCGTGCAGGGCATGTGCCCCGCGCGCGATTCACACACAGTTCACATCACACCCCCGCTAAAAAAGCTTTTAAGACTGCTGTTAATGGCGCGATTTCTGCTCTTGATTTGCGAGGGGAACTCGCGCCCCGCTTTTTGACGAACTGGAAAGGGCTTTCCAGACCCACTGCTTTTGGGTGTAAAGTTTCAGGTGCTTAAAAAACAACCGACGGTTCATACTGCTTTAAGTTTAGGCGTTTCAGCGCTGCAAAGCTGCAAACGCATCTTGAATCCTTCCATGCCTCTGTGTATGAATCACAGGCTGCGCAGCATGGGTTTTAAGCTACTCAGAGCATCAACTCAAACTTACATTCTGCGACAGCCGTGGTACTTGCTGGCTTCTCGCGAGTCTCTCTGAAAACCTTTTCTACCCGACTTCTACGGTTCTACCGTTCGGCCTTTTCAGCTGCAATCGAACACTGCTACTGCTAGACATCCTCACGAGCTGCTTCTAAAGCTTGTGCACACAGATCATTCAGCATTCAATGCCGTGCGCATTCTCAGCACGCCCGCCTGTCCCGTTCCTCGTCCACACAACGCTGCTGCCACTTAGCTCGGTCTAGCGCCCCTAACCTGGCTCCCATACCGATCTGTCTCTCGGTGAGTGGGCCGGCACTCGCCGATCGATCAATCAATTAGTGGCCTGAAGCGATCCAGCACGGCGGCGCCACCAGCTGAGTGTGCCGGCCGCTACCTTTGTCGCAAAGGCACGGCAGCATCCAGCTCGTCACACAGGGCGCGGTGATGCCGGGAGCCTGCAACACCCTGTGCTCCTGGGACAAAGTTACAGCTTTCGTGGAGCCGCCGCGAGAGATCACAAAATATTCCGCCACGGGATCACGGGAGCGCTGCTGCTCTCCGAGTCTCTGTGGTCTTATCGGCCGGACGCTTGCGAGCCGTGTCAGTGTTGGCGCAGAATTTCTGACGCTGTCTTTGTTTTGTTCGTGTAAATTGTAATCGCGTCCTTGGACTCGGCTCTGCTCAATACAATGTGAGATCCATTCTGCAACCGATTATTCAAAGGATTGAGAGGTGTTGTTCGGTGCCTGGTGTGAACAGTGAGCGGCTGATAATCTGTATACTGACACGTGACACGTCAAATCTTTCGTTCGACCGACACGTGGTGCCGGGCGGCCGTATTCAGAGCCGTGCCAACGCTTTCAGAGCCATCAATGGCTTTCATGAGATCGTCGTCCTGAATCCAGTTTTCGAATCCGGCAGTGTCCCCGCCCTCACCGAACTCCATAATTCCCGAACTGAAACCCGCCCTGATGCGACATGAGTAGAGTAACAGCTACCAGCATCATGCGGGTGTGGTGGTGTGTTTCATGCGATCTCCATAATAAAAAGGGAACGGAAGATATCGTATGTTACGACGTTGTCCAACCGTGAATATTCTTCGGACGAACACGAGCTGATTGCTGGAGCTGCCTGTTTCGCCGTTGCTGGAATGATGGCAAGCACGGGCGAATTAACCTGAAACACTGCCTTCGCTCGAGCTCTCGATGTCGATGATCATGTGGCCCGGTCCAACTGCCCAAGCTGAAGGTGTAAGCTTTACTCTTAAGTACATGTTGCTAGTAATTGCCATTCCCGTTGCTTTCCGTGTAACATTCCGGCTACCACCAAGCAGTTCGCACCGCGCCGTGCTAATTAAAACCCTGAACAGCCTAGTTGTGCGTGTCCCGTGCTTAAAGACGGCGACAGTGatctcgacggcgacggcacgcCATTTGGAGCTCGGGGGAGTTGGGAGCTGCGGAAATGCGGAGACGGCAGCCAGAAATACCGTTCCCGTGGCCTTTCCAAGCATAAAAGCCAGCCACGACGGCGTGCTCGTTCTCAGCTCACTGTCCGGTCCGTCGCTCAGGTTGCCGCGGAGCCGGTGTCCCCGATCAGCCCCGCACGATTTCCACCACCGTCCCGAGGCTGCCAAACACcgatcaacatttttttctgGCCTCACGAATCCATGACCCATTACTCCTTGTCTGCGTTGAGACGGATCCGCGATTTGGAGCCTTCACCAAACTCGCGCACTTGGTCCCCCGAGCGCGGCCGGTCCGATCGCCTTCGCCGGTTCCGGGTGTTCGGGGGACTGCGCCATGAATGGAGCTCCGTGCAGTGCACATGCCGTGCCCATGCCCCCCGAGGCCCGAGCGCACGGAAACACTAGGCGTGCGGTGCGGCGGTGCCCGGGCTCGGCGCCAGTCGGTCAGTGAGCTTGCACCGGTCCTTAAAGGTGACGACAGCGACCGCGCGCTGCTGAAGATGGCCGAGGGGAGGGCCATCGTGCACATGACCCGCGGCCCGGCCGGTCCATCCTGGCGTTCCGATGAACATGTAAAACTGTTCGTCCTCGCGCAGGGCAGGGAGTGAGTGGATGCATCCTCGGCTGTAACAAACTGGACGTGTCTGTACTGGTACTGTTCAACGTTCACGCCTGATGCCTGGTAGTGGTTGCTTGCTTCCACATCCCGCATCGAATTCGCCTGTCAGTCTGTCACGAAGATGAAGCTTAGCTGTACCGTACTCAGCTTCAGTGCACCGCATGAGGGACCGAATTAAAATGCAGCGTACACTTGACACAGGCTGGACTTTTCAGCTTTCCTATCTAGAAAAAATGAATTTGGAGAATGTGGGATCCGTGGACGGTTCCTCTTTACAGAGTGTTAGCGGCGGTGAGGGAATTGATTCGAGCCTGTACTCTGCAGTCTCATCGGACCGCAACTCGTTCAGCTTCCCTGTCTGTGTATCTCAAGTATCCGCTTCGATCTGACCTTAGCCCAGGCTAGGGGTCTCGACAGTCACACCTGCCGGTGGCCAGTAGGAAGGCACAGGACTCTCGACATTCACCTGCCGGTAGGCAGTAGCCCAGTACGCGCTGTCAGTAGCAATGCCTGCCAGATTGTTGTGTTTTATGGCCCGGAGACGACGACGGTAGCTCAGATCTGACGGAACGTCCTGGACGGACGCCATTGAAAGCGTCCCATGGTCGACGCCTTCAGTCCTTGGCAGGCCGATCACCTCACGGTCCTCGCCACTGCCGAAACTGCGCTGGCGGCGTGTCCTGGCCGAGCGGTGCGAGTGCGACCGCCGCCGATCCAATCATTTGCCCCAAAGGAGCTCCGTCCATTGGCCGTGAGGCCACGGGAACACGCGCTGATCCATCCAATTCATGTTCAGCACCCCACCGCAACGGCATCGGCCGGCCTCCCCTCCCGATCCGACGCATGTGAGCCGCATTGCATCGGCCAATGATTCCCCGCGCCCGCAGCTAGCATCCCCGTGGGCGCGCGGGGACGTACGGTCCTGCGCCCGCCCGCGGCCCgtcgctggctggctgcagagGACCAGCGGTGATCGGGCTCGGCATCTGATACaggcgcggtgggcgcggcCGGATCTTGGTTAGCTTAGCTCGGGCGTTCGCTTCGGAGGGAGGAGCGGCGAGCAGTCGTCGCCCGGCCCCGGCGTCGGTACTGCACGCGGCCGGAAGGGCTACTCCGGCACACGTCGAGCTCATCATGAAGCGCGTCGATGCGTGCGTGCGTGACGCTTTGGGTGCGGCGGGTTATCATTGCGGTGCGGGCGTTAGGTGGAGCACTGGAGCGGAGAGCCACAGTTCTTGTGATGATTACCGCGGATTCGGCTTCGTCTCCGGGCGTGGTCGGGGGTCGCGTTCCACCACGGTGGCATGGCTGTGGAGCGTGTCCGTAACGGTTACGAACTGGAACGATGGACGAAAATCACATCCTGCGGTTGTGTACCGCGGAGGTGGTCTGCGCATGCCgttggattggaaatcggcGGAGAGACGAAGCGCGTGAACTAACAAGAGGCAAAAGGTGGTAGAGCAATTCTAAGAGttcccaaaaaattcttcctccAAAATAAGTCCACAGCCTATAGCAGAACGCTAAAAACTAGACcacaatatttcaaaacaggctaTATCATCGTATTAGGCCTATTTGTCCTCACGCATGCACCTCCCCTCTGGTCATAATTTATGGTTCTTCCGAATTGTCCGATCACATCACTTCTGCCATCTTGGATTTGAAGCACCTTTGCATGAATCGACAATGAAATTCCAAAGCTATCAGAACAGTTAACCAAGCTGCACGGCAACAAGCTTATATACAAAACGAAAGGAAGTAAAACTTTGCATCCATCgatggatgaagataataatgAACATTCGAGAGAGGAGCAGAACAATAAGGGGAGGCTAAGGCCCTGCACTGGGAGGCTGAGCTCCTGCGCTGGAATGCCGCCCCGCCTCGCTCCTGTTCTTGCGACGAGAGCCGCGTGGTGACTGGAGTGGGGGCAAGCGGCGGCCGGCAGCCAACCATGTTATTCAGCCGCCTCCCTCCAATCCCTCGCCGGCTCCAAGCTCCGCCTGTCGCCGGCCGTCCCTCACTGTCACCAGCCAAAAATTCGACGCAGCCCCTCCATCATTTCCAAATCGCTTCCACCCGAAGCTCGTCCACCTCCCCGGCTCCGCCCCTGACCCATCTTTGATGAACTCCGGCGATCGGACCGTCGGGAATCTCAGTTCCAGCGGCCGCCCATGCAACCCGCCGCCTGGAGCTCTACTCACCATCCACGAGCATCTCCGACCATCCCCGACTCCGTATATCCTCTCAAACCACCCTTTGGTAAGCCCCTCTTGCCTACACGCCTGCCTCCCTGCCTTGTCCACCGGCGAAGCCGCCGGAGACGCAGCACCCCGGTCCACCCTGCTGCCAATCGTTGCCAGCCCGCTCCGTAGtgcaggcgcgcgcggcggcattGTAGTGGAGATGCACGTTCTGCCACGCGCAATGGaggtgtgtgtggggggggggggctggggGAGCTCCGGCACGAAGTTCTGACGAGCGGGACAGTGAATTGCGCACGGGAAAGCAGGCTCGGGGACGGATTGGGGGCGGAGGAAAGTCCTGCATATTTGCGCGACGCGGGGGAAGATTTTCGCGTCGCGAAAAGCTTGGGAAGGTTTGGGGGAACTGTTGaagttctttttttattttacccCTAAAGAAGGTATTATGGGTGAGATAGAGgtgctcttggagttgctctaaggaaATCATTGTGGGTAATTGCAGGCGTTGCCTTTTCTACCTCATCCGATCCCACCTGCCGTACTTCTCTCTCCGACTCTTCGTGTGTCGTTCTCTCTCCCAGCGCTGGTGGTTGTGGCCAAATCCAGCGAGGAGGAGACCTCCCTTGGTTTCCTCGATGTTCAATCGATGGAGAAGGAGACTTGCAGACGACTCCCCTCGATTTCACTAGCCTTCTTTGCAGCAGCCAGATCAGGGATGGCAAGGTCCCCGTATAGATTGATAGGATGTCAGATCCGCGATGGGTGCCACTGGATCCATGGGAAATGAGGAACAATGGGGCCCGACTCCTCCACGGTGGCGTGAAATACTTAGTCTCTCTCCCCCACCTGTGGATCCATTGCGAAGGTGGCCGTCCTCGGCCTttctcgtcggcggcggcgagctcttcATGTCGCGCCCACAGCTCGTCATGGTCggagaaggcatgcgcaaggaAGGGAAGATCGGATAGGGCAACAGTGCGCATCTTCCCAAGCTTTCCCCAAGGTGATGTTAGGAAACGCggtatgctactcgctagcacacAAAAATATAACCGTGTAAATAGGATCACTTGGGAGTAGATGATCATAGATTATACCTTCACTTGTCGCGCGTTGCAGTGGAAGTCTTGATGAAGCGCGAGTAGTCGATCTGATCGATGTCGAGGAAGTAGTCGTATGATCTGACGAAGTGCGCAACCTAGCAACACCTCTATGGCAGTCCACACGTACAGGATGGGATGACGAACCGGAGCATGCTAGCACTTCACGGCATGTGCTCGGAGATCCTCGCGATCAACCTTTGATTCGGGAGGGAAGACTGCAGGTGCGTGTGGCGGTGGCACACTAGAAGGCATGCGGCGACGGTAGCGCACCAGGAAGCGTGCGACAGGAGGCGACAGGAGCCTTGTGTGCGGCAGGAGCCTTGCGACAGCTGGAGCCTGGCGTGCGGCTGGTTTATTAGCCCCCTATCAAGTTGTGGCGGTGGTTAGCAATATACATAATGCTTGCTAATTGGGCTAGCACTTGCTAATTGGGCCAGGCCCTCTTGGGCATCTCCAACAAGTGAGCACTTGCACAAGAGTTAATTATGCAAGTATCCATGTGTTCCAATCCCTTAAGTATCTGACCCCGAAGGTTCATGCAACCAACGGACATGACTCGAAAACCATTTCCAATCAATAGATAGCATTGGCCTCTAGCAAGGCGTACTGACTCCCGAAGGttcacgaagatcatatcttgCATAACATATAACACTTGCCAATATTATATCCTTCTGCCACACGACACCTAGCCAAGTATAAGGCGAGTGAAGTGCTACCCTTATTCTTAGCCATTTC from Setaria italica strain Yugu1 chromosome II, Setaria_italica_v2.0, whole genome shotgun sequence encodes the following:
- the LOC101772619 gene encoding probable carboxylesterase 2, translating into MAARILLPLLLFLLGSHCWTGAAAAARRQLLQARRAGDPNSQVKFDFSPFLIEYKSGRVKRLMGTDVVAASSDALTGVTSRDVDIDPSTGVTARLYLPSFRASARVPVLVYFHGGAFVVESAFTPIYHAYLNTLAARAGVVAVSVNYRLAPENPLPAAYDDSWAALKWVLASAAGSDPWLSQYGDLSRLFLAGDSAGGNIAHNLALRAGEEGLDGGARIKGVALLDPYFQGRSPVGADAMDPAYLQSAARTWSFICAGRYPINHPYADPLVLPASSWQHLGASRVLVTVSERDRLNPWQRAYYAALRGSGWPGEAELYETPGEGHVYFLTKLGSPQALAEMAKLVDFINRD